One window from the genome of Pseudanabaena yagii GIHE-NHR1 encodes:
- a CDS encoding PhoH family protein has protein sequence MKKTFVLDTNVLLYDPTAMRRFEDNEVVLPMTIIEELDRFKKQPEMIGRNARQVSRELDDLRSQGNIIKGIDLENGGLLRVALCDRETLKTLPIELEGDRNDNAILAVALELKKHCQCRVVMVSKDTNLRIKADALGLEAEDYETNKVDISELYTGLAEVTVRSDKIDQLFKHDAITLEGEFCPNQAVMLVDEINPSHTALAIVKDCHQHSSKLVALNEIANAGVLGIKARNREQKFALDLLLNDAIPLVTLVGKAGTGKTLLAIAVGLHKVSDEHSYTRLLISRPVIPMGKDIGYLPGDIKEKLTPWMQPIYDNFDLIFGAQSPKDTKEKRSLHPHVRRGHEDLIERGLLQIEPLTYIRGRTIPQQFLIVDEAQNLTPHEVKTILTRAGEGTKVVLTGDPEQIDSPFIDAASNGLTYVVERFKNDPLAGHITLSKGERSPLAERSTELL, from the coding sequence ATGAAAAAGACTTTTGTACTTGATACTAATGTGCTGTTGTATGACCCAACTGCCATGAGGCGCTTTGAGGATAATGAAGTAGTCTTGCCGATGACCATTATTGAAGAACTCGATCGCTTTAAGAAACAACCTGAAATGATCGGACGCAACGCTCGACAGGTTTCTCGTGAACTGGATGATTTGCGAAGTCAGGGGAATATTATCAAGGGTATTGATTTAGAAAATGGGGGACTGCTCAGAGTCGCTCTCTGTGATCGCGAAACTTTGAAAACCTTGCCAATTGAGCTAGAAGGCGATCGCAATGACAACGCCATTTTAGCTGTGGCACTCGAATTGAAGAAACATTGCCAATGTCGTGTGGTGATGGTCAGCAAAGACACCAACCTGCGGATTAAAGCTGATGCATTAGGACTAGAGGCGGAGGACTATGAAACCAATAAGGTTGATATTTCCGAACTCTATACAGGGCTTGCCGAAGTAACTGTCCGATCGGACAAAATCGATCAGCTTTTTAAACATGATGCGATTACCCTTGAGGGTGAGTTTTGTCCCAATCAAGCTGTCATGCTAGTGGATGAAATCAATCCTTCCCATACAGCTTTAGCGATCGTCAAAGATTGTCACCAACATTCCAGCAAATTGGTTGCCCTTAATGAAATCGCCAACGCAGGTGTTTTGGGAATTAAAGCTCGCAATCGCGAACAAAAATTTGCCCTTGATCTTTTATTAAATGATGCCATTCCTCTTGTTACCCTCGTTGGTAAAGCGGGTACTGGCAAAACCTTATTAGCGATCGCTGTAGGACTCCATAAAGTCAGCGATGAACACAGCTATACCAGACTACTCATTTCGCGCCCTGTCATTCCTATGGGTAAAGACATCGGCTATTTACCAGGGGACATCAAGGAAAAGCTCACCCCTTGGATGCAGCCTATTTATGACAACTTTGATTTGATTTTCGGCGCACAGTCTCCTAAAGACACAAAGGAAAAACGCAGCCTCCATCCCCATGTGCGTCGCGGACATGAAGACTTAATAGAGCGTGGTCTGCTACAGATTGAGCCACTTACCTATATTCGTGGGCGGACAATTCCCCAACAATTTCTAATTGTCGATGAAGCCCAAAACCTGACTCCCCATGAGGTCAAAACCATCCTCACCCGTGCTGGGGAAGGCACTAAAGTAGTTTTGACAGGCGATCCAGAACAAATCGATAGTCCTTTTATCGATGCGGCAAGTAATGGTCTCACCTACGTAGTGGAACGATTTAAAAATGATCCGCTAGCAGGTCACATTACTCTCAGCAAGGGTGAGCGATCGCCACTTGCCGAACGTTCTACAGAATTGCTTTAA
- the arsM gene encoding arsenosugar biosynthesis arsenite methyltransferase ArsM, producing MSYLETTAEFYTEAATKPQVGLCCISTPPLQYPDLKIPEIMQQMNYGCGTTIHPTELRNNPTVLYIGVGGGLEALQFAYFCRRQRSIIAVDPVAAMREAADQNLKLAAKENAWFDRNFVEILEGDAFNLPVADASVDVVAQNCLFNIFEPQDLTRALKEVYRVLKPKGRLIMSDPIATRPIPANLQADERLRAMCLSGAMTYADYIQHLIDVGFGQIEVRARRPYRLLDTHSFELETPLLLESLDTVSFKVPIPNDGACVFTGKTAIYSGIEEYLDDHAGHNLQRGNPLSVCDKTAAKLAHKFPQEVIVTDSNWHYNGGGCC from the coding sequence ATGAGCTATCTCGAAACCACCGCCGAATTTTATACAGAAGCAGCCACAAAACCACAGGTGGGACTATGTTGCATTAGCACGCCACCATTGCAGTACCCCGATCTCAAGATTCCTGAAATCATGCAGCAAATGAACTATGGCTGTGGTACAACCATCCACCCTACGGAATTACGCAACAATCCTACCGTTCTCTATATTGGTGTTGGTGGTGGTTTAGAAGCCCTGCAATTTGCCTATTTCTGCCGTCGTCAACGCAGTATTATTGCCGTCGATCCTGTAGCTGCGATGCGAGAAGCTGCTGATCAAAATCTTAAACTAGCCGCAAAAGAGAATGCTTGGTTCGATCGCAATTTTGTGGAAATTCTCGAAGGTGATGCCTTCAATTTGCCCGTAGCCGATGCATCGGTTGATGTAGTTGCTCAAAACTGTCTCTTTAATATCTTTGAGCCACAGGATTTAACTAGAGCGCTGAAGGAAGTTTATCGAGTTCTCAAACCTAAGGGAAGATTGATCATGAGTGACCCGATCGCCACTCGTCCTATCCCTGCCAACTTGCAAGCAGATGAACGGTTGCGGGCTATGTGCTTATCGGGAGCAATGACCTACGCTGATTATATTCAGCATCTCATCGATGTTGGATTCGGACAAATCGAAGTCCGCGCTCGTCGCCCCTATCGCCTACTCGATACCCATAGCTTTGAATTGGAAACGCCTTTACTATTAGAAAGTTTAGATACTGTATCGTTTAAAGTTCCCATTCCCAATGATGGAGCCTGTGTCTTTACAGGTAAAACCGCCATATATAGCGGTATTGAGGAATATCTTGATGATCATGCAGGGCATAATTTACAACGGGGTAATCCTCTCTCCGTATGTGATAAAACAGCAGCAAAACTAGCACATAAATTTCCACAAGAAGTCATTGTGACTGACTCTAATTGGCACTATAACGGAGGTGGATGTTGCTAA
- a CDS encoding TVP38/TMEM64 family protein, protein METQNFLKFSSYGKALSKVWMVSLIAIAFLFTNAIISSPAFAQQNINISTFEPQELFLNILKWIEGLGYVGGITFILIYIIATIAFIPGSALTLGAGTLFGVIWGSIYVFIGATLGAIAAFLIGRYLARDWIGKKIEGNQQFVAIDRAVAHEGFKIVLLTRLSPAFPFNLLNYAFGITGVGLKEYAIASIGMIPGTVMYVYIGSFAGDLARIGSSAPQSPSLTWQWAIRIIGLIATVLVTLYVTNISRKAIKDAAISPD, encoded by the coding sequence ATGGAAACACAGAATTTCCTGAAGTTCTCTTCTTATGGGAAAGCGCTATCCAAAGTTTGGATGGTGAGTTTAATCGCGATCGCCTTTTTATTTACCAATGCGATCATCTCTAGTCCAGCCTTTGCCCAACAAAATATAAACATCAGCACTTTCGAGCCGCAAGAACTATTTCTCAATATCCTGAAATGGATTGAAGGCTTAGGCTATGTTGGTGGAATTACCTTCATTCTGATTTACATTATCGCGACCATTGCCTTTATCCCCGGTTCTGCCTTGACCCTAGGCGCAGGTACATTATTTGGCGTGATTTGGGGTTCGATCTATGTATTTATCGGCGCAACTTTAGGGGCGATCGCTGCCTTTTTGATTGGACGCTATTTAGCCCGTGATTGGATTGGCAAAAAGATTGAGGGAAATCAGCAGTTTGTGGCAATTGATCGCGCTGTTGCCCATGAGGGTTTCAAAATAGTGCTATTAACGCGCCTATCTCCTGCTTTTCCCTTTAATTTATTAAATTACGCCTTTGGCATCACTGGTGTGGGATTGAAGGAATATGCGATCGCTTCCATCGGCATGATTCCGGGAACAGTGATGTATGTTTATATTGGCTCTTTTGCTGGCGATCTTGCACGTATTGGTAGCAGCGCTCCGCAGTCTCCCAGTCTCACATGGCAATGGGCTATTCGCATCATTGGATTAATTGCCACAGTTTTAGTAACGCTATATGTCACCAACATTTCTCGTAAAGCAATCAAAGACGCAGCTATATCGCCTGACTGA
- the zds gene encoding 9,9'-di-cis-zeta-carotene desaturase, giving the protein MKAAIIGAGLAGMSTAVELSEQGYEVELFESRPFVGGKVSSWLDKDGNHIEMGLHVFFGCYYNLFALMKKTGAFKHLRLKEHTHIFVNPGGAQAALDFRNFGGAPFHGLKAFVTTGQLPLKDKIQNAIAIGRSPLIRGLVDHVGAMKEIRALDNISFKDWFLGMGGSQASLDLMWDAIAYGLGFIDCENISARCMLTIFQFFASRTEASILRMLEGSPEVFLHQPIVKHIESKGGKFHLRRGVREVLFEGEGEDTRVTGLIVGKEDGEEIVTADVYICATDIPGVKRIIPEKWRAWSQFDNIYKLDAVPVITVQLRFDGWVTDIDNLLYAVKVDFSTFADLAITSPTDYYKEGEGSLLQLVITPADDYIKLSNEAIVEKMIAQVHQIFPSSNKLNVTWSSVVKLAQSLYREAPGKDPFRPAQATPVKNFFLAGSYTMQDYIDSMEGATLSGRMCAAEVIKSKQLAKV; this is encoded by the coding sequence ATGAAAGCAGCGATTATTGGTGCAGGCTTAGCTGGTATGAGTACTGCCGTAGAACTCAGTGAGCAGGGCTATGAAGTAGAACTTTTTGAATCCCGTCCCTTTGTCGGCGGCAAGGTCAGCAGTTGGCTAGACAAAGATGGCAACCATATCGAGATGGGCTTGCATGTATTTTTTGGCTGCTATTACAACCTCTTTGCCCTGATGAAAAAGACGGGAGCCTTCAAGCATCTCCGCCTCAAGGAACATACCCATATTTTCGTTAATCCTGGTGGCGCACAGGCTGCCCTAGATTTTCGTAACTTTGGTGGCGCACCTTTTCATGGTTTAAAGGCATTTGTGACCACAGGACAGTTACCGCTTAAGGACAAAATCCAAAATGCGATCGCGATCGGGCGCAGTCCTCTAATTCGCGGCTTAGTCGATCATGTTGGCGCAATGAAAGAAATCCGCGCCCTTGACAACATCAGCTTCAAAGATTGGTTTTTAGGCATGGGTGGATCGCAAGCGAGCCTTGACCTGATGTGGGATGCGATCGCCTATGGTTTAGGTTTCATCGACTGCGAAAACATTTCGGCAAGATGTATGCTCACCATCTTCCAATTCTTTGCATCCCGCACCGAAGCTTCCATTTTGAGAATGCTCGAAGGTTCTCCCGAAGTGTTTCTACATCAGCCGATTGTGAAGCATATTGAATCTAAAGGCGGCAAGTTTCATTTGCGTCGTGGTGTGCGCGAAGTTCTATTTGAAGGCGAAGGTGAAGATACTCGCGTCACTGGATTAATTGTCGGTAAAGAAGATGGCGAAGAAATCGTCACTGCTGATGTCTATATTTGCGCCACGGATATTCCAGGGGTGAAGCGGATTATCCCTGAGAAATGGCGAGCATGGTCGCAGTTTGACAATATCTATAAGCTTGATGCTGTGCCAGTCATTACGGTGCAACTGCGCTTCGATGGTTGGGTAACGGATATTGATAACTTGCTCTATGCTGTGAAAGTGGATTTCTCTACCTTTGCGGATTTAGCGATTACCAGTCCTACTGATTATTACAAAGAAGGCGAAGGTTCACTGTTGCAGTTAGTAATTACCCCTGCGGATGATTACATTAAGCTTAGCAATGAAGCGATCGTCGAGAAGATGATTGCTCAAGTACATCAGATTTTCCCATCTTCTAATAAGTTGAATGTTACTTGGTCAAGTGTGGTCAAACTCGCCCAGTCTCTCTATCGTGAAGCCCCCGGCAAAGATCCTTTCCGTCCCGCTCAGGCAACTCCTGTGAAGAACTTCTTCCTTGCAGGTAGCTACACGATGCAGGACTACATCGATAGTATGGAAGGCGCAACGCTATCGGGTAGGATGTGCGCGGCAGAAGTAATTAAGAGCAAACAACTTGCTAAAGTCTAA
- a CDS encoding gamma carbonic anhydrase family protein, with protein MRLPYSQLPIPDLSKAAFIANDAVVVGDVHLSDRVNIWYKVVIRADVNRMDIGYCTNIQDGTIIHGDPDKPLVIGDYVTIGHRAVIHCSEIGRGCLIGMGAILLEGVKIGAGSIVGAGAVVTKDVPAGVVVAGVPAKVMRELSEAEQQDAIAHAENYYQLSLLHK; from the coding sequence ATGCGTCTTCCCTATTCTCAACTTCCCATTCCCGATCTGAGTAAAGCCGCTTTTATTGCCAATGATGCGGTGGTGGTTGGCGATGTGCATCTCAGCGATCGCGTGAATATTTGGTACAAAGTCGTCATCAGAGCCGATGTCAACCGTATGGATATTGGCTACTGCACCAATATTCAAGATGGCACAATCATCCACGGTGATCCCGATAAACCTTTAGTAATTGGCGATTATGTGACTATCGGGCATCGAGCCGTAATTCATTGTTCCGAAATAGGCAGAGGTTGCTTAATTGGGATGGGCGCAATTCTACTTGAAGGGGTAAAAATTGGTGCGGGTAGTATTGTCGGCGCGGGAGCCGTAGTAACTAAAGATGTGCCTGCGGGTGTGGTGGTGGCAGGAGTTCCTGCCAAAGTGATGCGCGAACTTTCAGAAGCAGAACAACAAGATGCGATCGCCCATGCCGAAAATTATTACCAGCTATCGCTGTTGCACAAATAA
- a CDS encoding ABC transporter ATP-binding protein: MSPSPASDQAPNQTTDLLLAVSNLQVSFRGDDSLVHAVKNVSFDLAQGQTLGIVGESGSGKSATALAIMGLLGESGKITNGQVLFHPKGSHPVDLVRVSPQKMLQYRGDRMAMVFQEPMTSLNPLFTCGYQVIEAIQMHQKVSKEEAETRTIQLFNEVQLPNPEQLIERYPHELSGGQLQRVMIAMAISCNPQLIIADEPTTALDVTVQAAILQLLKEIQRSRQMSMIFITHDLGILAEIADRAIVMNQGEIVESGDTQSIFQSPKHPYTKGLIACRPQPDRQLRLLPTVSDFMELQNGVIVEKEPSDPRYLEVVPPEETAARLSELQKQEPLLSVQNLRIEFPIRSVLGLKKRYLVAVNNISFDVYPGETLGLVGESGCGKTTTGRAILGLTNSVMGSVKFEGKEISKLKGEALQNLRCDLQVVFQDPYGSLNPRMSVGDAIAEPLIVHSHQERFHRYRKAEARKERVAYLLERVGLTASAMRRYPHEFSGGQRQRICIARALALNPKLIVADEPVSALDVSVQAQVLNLLKELQAEFGLTYIFISHDLGVVKFMSDRIMVMNKGAIVELDTAEAIYTNPQQEYTQKLISAIPKALVFS, encoded by the coding sequence ATGTCACCATCTCCAGCTTCTGACCAAGCCCCGAACCAGACTACAGATTTATTGCTTGCGGTATCTAACTTGCAAGTTAGCTTCCGTGGCGATGATAGCCTCGTCCATGCTGTCAAAAATGTTTCCTTCGATCTTGCCCAAGGTCAAACTCTTGGCATCGTCGGCGAATCTGGCTCTGGCAAATCGGCAACAGCTTTGGCAATTATGGGATTGCTAGGAGAATCAGGCAAAATTACCAACGGGCAGGTGCTATTTCATCCCAAGGGCAGCCATCCCGTAGATCTGGTGCGCGTATCACCTCAAAAAATGTTGCAATATCGCGGCGATCGCATGGCGATGGTATTTCAGGAACCCATGACCTCGCTCAATCCTCTATTTACCTGCGGCTATCAGGTCATCGAAGCGATTCAAATGCATCAGAAAGTTTCTAAGGAAGAAGCAGAGACTCGCACGATCCAGTTATTTAATGAGGTGCAATTACCCAATCCTGAGCAATTAATCGAACGCTATCCCCATGAGCTTTCTGGCGGACAATTGCAACGGGTGATGATTGCGATGGCAATTTCCTGCAATCCTCAGTTGATTATTGCCGACGAACCGACTACGGCGCTAGATGTGACCGTACAGGCGGCGATTTTGCAACTGCTCAAGGAAATTCAGCGATCGCGTCAGATGTCGATGATTTTTATTACCCATGACTTAGGGATTTTGGCAGAGATTGCCGATCGCGCGATCGTGATGAACCAAGGGGAAATTGTGGAATCAGGGGATACACAATCCATTTTCCAAAGTCCTAAGCATCCCTATACCAAAGGCTTGATCGCTTGCCGTCCTCAGCCCGATCGCCAGTTGCGTTTGTTACCAACGGTCAGCGACTTTATGGAATTGCAGAATGGTGTCATCGTTGAGAAAGAACCATCCGATCCTCGCTATTTAGAAGTTGTCCCACCCGAGGAAACGGCGGCGCGTTTGAGCGAACTCCAAAAGCAAGAACCACTTCTTTCTGTGCAAAACCTAAGAATTGAATTCCCCATTCGCAGTGTTTTAGGCTTAAAAAAACGGTATCTCGTCGCTGTCAATAATATTAGCTTTGATGTCTACCCCGGAGAGACCCTTGGACTGGTGGGCGAGTCTGGCTGTGGGAAAACAACGACAGGACGCGCAATTTTAGGCTTAACCAATTCTGTGATGGGTTCCGTTAAATTTGAAGGGAAAGAAATCTCGAAGCTTAAGGGTGAGGCTCTCCAGAATTTACGCTGTGATTTGCAGGTGGTATTCCAAGATCCCTATGGTTCCCTCAATCCAAGGATGTCCGTTGGTGATGCGATCGCCGAACCATTGATTGTCCATAGTCATCAAGAACGCTTTCATCGCTATCGTAAAGCCGAAGCTAGAAAAGAAAGGGTTGCCTATTTGCTAGAGCGGGTGGGATTGACCGCAAGTGCGATGCGCCGCTATCCCCATGAGTTCTCAGGTGGACAACGCCAACGCATTTGCATCGCTAGAGCTTTAGCCCTCAACCCCAAATTAATTGTCGCCGATGAACCTGTTTCCGCCCTTGATGTATCCGTACAGGCGCAGGTTCTCAATTTATTAAAGGAACTGCAAGCGGAATTTGGGTTAACTTATATTTTCATTTCCCACGATCTCGGTGTAGTCAAATTTATGAGCGATCGCATTATGGTGATGAACAAAGGCGCGATCGTCGAACTAGATACCGCCGAAGCAATCTATACCAATCCTCAACAGGAATATACCCAAAAGCTAATCAGCGCCATTCCGAAGGCTCTAGTTTTTTCATAA
- the gshA gene encoding glutamate--cysteine ligase: MLLSKGFEVEIYTSTPTGDVIGFSDRIVANLHGFVREPDSRNVEYITPPFLKYEPLLMALVEPRQKLRSYLRSLGDYTLMPGSTLALGGTDHFYRSDPNNPYHTYIEQTYGTDVVTASIHINVGIPDLELLIAACRLIRLEAPLYLALSAASPFLNGKATGFHSSRWQMFPKTPKEVPLFRNHHHFVEWTEQQLQLGTMQNVRHLWSSVRPNGDNRPYNLNRLELRISDLVIDPVALLAITSLLEMRLTQFLEAGIGSSLDPLAPNSSKFTPSELAEIADRNEIAAATNSLDAVLTHWQTGEEITAREWVSNLYEELRSRAKDSGVWCFLSPLKKILEQGNEAQRWLAAYHNGISPRQIMTDAIASAEKMDKELAEALLLA, from the coding sequence GTGCTTTTATCTAAAGGCTTTGAAGTAGAAATATATACCTCTACACCAACGGGGGATGTGATTGGCTTTAGCGATCGCATCGTGGCAAATCTGCATGGGTTTGTGCGCGAACCCGATAGCCGCAATGTCGAATACATCACTCCACCTTTTCTCAAATATGAGCCATTACTGATGGCTTTGGTGGAACCACGCCAAAAACTACGCAGCTATTTGCGATCGCTAGGCGATTATACTTTGATGCCGGGGAGTACGCTGGCTCTGGGGGGAACCGATCATTTCTATCGCTCCGATCCTAATAATCCCTATCACACCTATATTGAGCAGACCTATGGTACGGATGTAGTCACTGCTAGTATTCATATTAATGTTGGGATTCCTGATTTAGAGCTGTTAATTGCCGCCTGTCGCCTCATTCGTCTCGAAGCACCCCTGTATCTAGCTCTCAGCGCCGCTTCTCCTTTTCTCAATGGCAAAGCAACTGGTTTCCATTCTTCCCGTTGGCAAATGTTTCCCAAAACACCAAAGGAAGTTCCCCTCTTCCGTAATCATCATCATTTTGTGGAATGGACAGAACAGCAATTGCAATTGGGAACGATGCAAAATGTGCGTCATCTTTGGTCATCGGTGCGCCCCAATGGTGACAATCGCCCCTATAACCTCAATCGCTTAGAATTACGAATTTCCGATCTAGTGATTGATCCTGTGGCTCTATTAGCAATCACTTCACTTTTAGAAATGCGCCTCACTCAGTTTCTGGAAGCAGGAATTGGCTCATCTCTCGATCCACTTGCACCTAATTCTAGTAAATTTACGCCGAGTGAACTTGCGGAAATTGCCGATCGCAATGAAATCGCCGCAGCTACCAATAGTCTTGATGCTGTGCTAACTCATTGGCAGACAGGGGAAGAGATTACGGCACGGGAGTGGGTGTCCAATCTCTACGAAGAATTGCGATCGCGGGCAAAGGATTCGGGTGTTTGGTGTTTCCTCTCGCCCTTGAAGAAAATCCTTGAACAGGGCAACGAAGCACAACGTTGGTTAGCGGCTTATCACAATGGCATTAGTCCTCGCCAAATCATGACCGATGCGATCGCCAGTGCCGAAAAAATGGATAAGGAACTAGCAGAAGCTCTATTGTTGGCTTAG
- a CDS encoding DUF3095 domain-containing protein yields the protein MSIQGSQQQNTDNEDFYANLPVLENFVDITHSENFYAVPKDWAVIITDIADSTKAIEAGRYKDVNLLGACSIIVILNLVGDLEIPFVFGGDGASLMIPPKFIPDAERALLAVQKMASEEFNLILRTGIVPLEVITSSYDVKIAKLRISDNYTQAIIRGGGISYATRLVKDKATTDLYSPKLNHKYAIADFSGLECRWQDIPTRHEEILSLIVQVTAPSQTQIDNLYREVINQIDRIYGQGTECHPVVTENLQLAFRGKNLLSETRVFEASQGWIKQTLYLWKIRMINLLGLLLMTFNIKTGNFNWGDYKQIVSEATDFKKFDDVLRMVISGRTKQRQKLTDYLEKKFQEGRLVYGFHISDRALMTCLVFERDGRQVHFVDGADGGYALAAKQMKELMKS from the coding sequence ATGAGTATTCAAGGCTCTCAACAACAGAATACTGATAATGAAGACTTTTATGCGAATCTACCTGTGCTTGAAAATTTTGTAGATATTACTCATAGTGAAAATTTTTATGCGGTTCCTAAAGACTGGGCAGTAATTATTACCGATATTGCCGACTCCACAAAAGCGATCGAAGCAGGAAGATATAAGGATGTCAATCTTTTAGGAGCTTGCTCGATTATTGTTATTTTGAACCTAGTTGGAGACTTAGAGATTCCTTTTGTATTTGGTGGTGATGGAGCTTCGCTTATGATACCTCCCAAATTTATTCCCGATGCTGAACGTGCCTTATTAGCAGTTCAAAAAATGGCTTCCGAGGAATTTAACCTGATCCTACGCACTGGCATTGTTCCATTGGAAGTAATTACCTCAAGCTATGATGTCAAAATTGCTAAGTTGCGAATCTCAGATAACTATACCCAAGCGATCATTAGAGGTGGCGGTATTAGTTATGCCACAAGACTAGTTAAGGACAAGGCAACAACAGATTTATACAGCCCTAAGCTGAATCATAAATATGCGATCGCCGATTTCTCTGGTTTAGAATGCCGATGGCAAGATATCCCCACCCGCCACGAAGAGATTTTGAGTTTAATTGTGCAAGTGACTGCACCAAGCCAGACACAAATCGACAATCTCTATCGTGAAGTAATTAACCAGATCGATCGCATCTATGGGCAAGGTACAGAATGTCATCCTGTTGTGACAGAGAATCTACAACTTGCTTTTCGAGGGAAAAATTTATTATCGGAAACGAGAGTTTTTGAAGCTTCTCAGGGGTGGATCAAACAAACTTTATATCTATGGAAAATCCGCATGATTAATTTGTTAGGACTACTGCTGATGACTTTTAATATCAAGACAGGAAACTTTAATTGGGGTGATTACAAGCAGATTGTTTCGGAAGCCACGGACTTCAAAAAATTTGATGATGTATTGCGGATGGTTATTTCTGGTAGAACCAAACAGCGTCAAAAATTAACTGATTATTTAGAGAAAAAATTTCAAGAGGGGCGACTAGTATATGGATTTCATATATCCGATCGCGCATTGATGACCTGCTTAGTTTTTGAACGCGATGGTCGTCAAGTGCATTTTGTGGATGGCGCTGATGGGGGCTATGCCCTAGCCGCCAAGCAGATGAAGGAACTGATGAAAAGTTAA
- a CDS encoding Uma2 family endonuclease: MTQALSRPITSSEQDHDQHLIYSGITWEQFKLIQAGFADSNRVRLFYYQDTIEILMPGYTHEFYKTIIGFLIELFCLENNIEFEPTGSMTQQREGEVSVEPDESYCFGTSKPTPDLVIEVVFTSGSPKKLQRYQALEIPEVWFWQDGIFSLYRLRDRTYEVISQSEIPELVDLDIELLTRCVTMAQTSRLEAANAFRNALKK, translated from the coding sequence ATGACCCAAGCCCTAAGTCGTCCCATTACATCTAGCGAACAAGATCACGATCAACACCTTATCTATTCAGGTATCACTTGGGAGCAGTTTAAGCTCATCCAAGCAGGTTTTGCTGATTCCAATAGAGTAAGGCTTTTTTATTATCAAGATACTATCGAAATTCTCATGCCAGGATACACCCACGAATTCTATAAAACAATTATTGGTTTCCTGATCGAACTTTTTTGTTTAGAAAATAATATCGAGTTTGAGCCAACAGGTTCAATGACTCAACAGCGCGAGGGGGAAGTTTCGGTTGAACCAGATGAATCGTACTGTTTTGGAACATCAAAGCCCACTCCTGACTTGGTAATAGAAGTTGTTTTTACTAGTGGCAGTCCTAAGAAGTTACAACGTTATCAAGCTTTAGAGATTCCTGAAGTATGGTTTTGGCAAGATGGCATATTTAGTCTCTATCGTTTACGCGATCGCACCTATGAAGTGATTTCCCAGAGCGAGATTCCAGAGCTTGTAGATTTAGATATAGAGTTATTAACTCGCTGTGTCACAATGGCACAAACTTCTCGCTTAGAAGCAGCAAATGCTTTTCGTAATGCTCTCAAAAAGTAA
- a CDS encoding IS5 family transposase, producing the protein MTQKHEIRNWTEYNAGLKQRGSLTFWMSEEVIEGWLNQTLSGKRGASKDYSDIAIATFITVKAVYQQAGRQTQGLLESIFALMGIDLPVPDHSTVSRRTASLSVTLPVIPKQGAVHVVVDSTGIKVYGEGEWKTRQHGISKRRTWRKLHLGADESTGEILAAVVTTNDCHDGEVLADILDAIDAEIAQVSADGAYDHRHCYDEIAQHGAKAVIPPRKDAKIWQHGNTNAPPHPRDQNLRYIRKHGRKKWKRDSGYHRRSLAETTMFRFKKIFGATLCSRKFDNQAVELFIKCAALNRMIQLAKPLSSPVVR; encoded by the coding sequence ATGACACAGAAACATGAGATCCGCAACTGGACAGAGTATAACGCAGGGCTAAAACAAAGAGGAAGCCTGACTTTTTGGATGAGCGAAGAAGTAATTGAAGGATGGTTAAATCAAACATTAAGTGGCAAACGGGGAGCTTCCAAAGATTACAGTGATATAGCAATAGCGACATTTATCACGGTCAAAGCGGTATATCAGCAAGCAGGAAGACAAACGCAAGGACTGTTAGAGTCAATATTTGCCTTGATGGGAATAGATTTACCAGTACCAGACCACAGCACCGTGTCAAGACGGACAGCAAGTTTAAGTGTGACCTTACCAGTAATCCCGAAACAGGGAGCAGTGCATGTAGTAGTTGATTCGACAGGGATCAAAGTATACGGCGAAGGGGAATGGAAAACACGGCAGCATGGAATTAGTAAGAGACGGACATGGCGCAAATTACACCTAGGAGCCGATGAATCAACAGGAGAAATACTGGCTGCGGTCGTCACCACGAATGATTGCCACGATGGAGAAGTACTCGCCGATATTCTCGATGCGATTGATGCTGAAATTGCTCAAGTTTCCGCAGATGGAGCTTATGACCATCGTCATTGTTATGACGAGATTGCCCAACATGGTGCTAAAGCCGTGATTCCTCCGCGCAAAGATGCCAAAATCTGGCAGCATGGCAATACCAATGCTCCACCACATCCGCGTGACCAAAATCTCCGTTATATCCGTAAACATGGGCGTAAAAAATGGAAACGTGACTCAGGTTATCATCGGCGCTCTTTGGCAGAAACTACGATGTTTCGTTTCAAAAAAATCTTTGGTGCTACTTTATGTTCTCGTAAATTTGACAATCAGGCGGTTGAGTTGTTCATCAAATGTGCTGCTCTTAATCGCATGATTCAACTGGCTAAACCTCTCTCCTCTCCTGTTGTTCGTTAA